GGCAAGACCCTGCCAGAGGCCATAGGTGAAGTAGGGCGTGCCGCCGCCATTTTCAAATTCTTTGCCCAGGAAGCCTTGCGCATACGCGGCGACAAACTGGCGTCGGTGCGCCCGGGTGTGGACGTTGATGTCACCCGCGAACCGGTAGGCGTGGTCGGTATCATCGCACCCTGGAATTTCCCTATCGCAATTCCAGCCTGGAAAGTCGCACCTGCGCTGGCTTATGGCAACACCGTGATCCTGAAACCGGCAGAGCTGGTGCCAGGCTGCTCATGGGCCATGGCAGAAATCATCAGCCGTTCTGGTTTGCCAGCAGGCGTATTCAATCTCTTGTCTGGCCCTGGCCGTATTGTTGGTGAAGCCTTGAGCAAAGACAGCAGGGTAGATGCCATCAGCTTTACCGGTTCAGTCGGTACTGGCAGCAGGGTGCTGGCAGCTTGCGCCGCACGCCGCGCCAAGGTGCAACTGGAAATGGGTGGCAAGAACCCGCTGGTGATTTTGGCAGATGCTGACCTGGATGTGGCAGTCAATGCAGCAATTCAGGGCTCCTATTTTTCTACTGGCCAGCGTTGCACGGCATCTTCGCGCCTGATTGTTGAAGAGAAAATCTACCCGGCATTTGTGGCCGCGATGATCGATAAATTGAAGAGCCTGAAAGTAGGGCACGCCTTGCAGGCAGGCATAGATATAGGCCCGGTAGTCGACAAGTCTCAACTGGACCAGGACTTGCGCTATATACAGATAGCCAAAGATGAAGGCGCCAAACCGGTCTTTGGTGGTGAGCGCCTGTCTCGTGATACCGATGGTTATTTCCTGAACCCGGCCCTGTTTGTTGATTGCGATCCTGCCATGCAGCATGCGAGGGAAGAGATTTTTGGCCCGGTAGCGTCCGTCATTCCCGCAAAAAATTATGAGCACGCACTGCAATTGGCAAATGATACTGAATTTGGCCTGACAGCTGGTATTTGCACGACATCATTGAAATACGCGACTCACTTCAAGCGCCATGCCCGTGCAGGCATGGTCATGGTCAACCTGCCTACGGCCGGGGTCGATTACCATGTCCCATTTGGCGGCAGCAAGGCATCTAGCTATGGTGCCCGTGAACAGGGTAGTGCTGCTGTGGAATTCTTTACTACGATGAAGACCAGCTATATCGGTAGCTGATCTTGTAGTCGCTCTATAGCAGGCAAAAAAGCAGCTAACGGCTGCTTTTTTGCTTTTAGCGCCTGTTTTTGTCTGTTTTTGTCGCATTCCTCCTTCCTTATCACTGTTCAAGCCGTGATTTGCGCATTCTGTCGCAAGCCCATGGAAGCCCCTGATGTTCTTTTATAAGATGCTTACATCGAATCACAGAACACAAGAAATCATCAAATTTACAATTGAGCTAAAGGGAGCCCATCATGACATCTAATACCACCTCAAATATTACATCCAACAAGCGCATCGCCATCATCCTCTTGTCCATCCTGGTTTTTGCCATGATAGTCATGTCATTCTTTCACGGCATGGATGTGCAGATGGACGGTGACGACATTGATGGCGTAGGTGGATTTTTTGGTGTCTTGTTCGGTTGCGGTATTGCTGTAGTGGCGGTGGTGTTTGCCCTTGGCCTGACTGGCATGGTACTAGCGGGCGTGGCAATATTGTTATGCGTGATCTTTGCTGTAGTACTGAGTTCGCTGGCGCTGGCAATGTTGCCTTTGCTTTTCCCTGTATTACTGGTAGTGGGGTTGGTTGCTCTGTTCTCTCGCCGCAAAACTACTTGAACCTGATTTTGGATATATGCATAGTTTGTGGAGTCGATAAATGTACATGCTTGACACTGTCAGCACCGTCAAGCCAGGCAAATACAGGAAGTGGCTTGCTTCCTTTTTGCTTTTGAGCCTGGCCTTGTTCCTCTCAGCCTGCGCAACTGGCTACAAGCTCTCGCCTGCGCAAGTGGAGTTGTCGGGCGACGGTGGAGATGTGAATATACTGTGGAGTGCCATACCGCGCCCGGCACCTTTGCCGCCACTGGATCATGCAGCCTTGCTTTTGCCAGTGCATTTTGGTGGCAGCGAGGAAAAAATATTCTATATGCAGTTTGATCTGGGGCATCCTTCCACCGTCTTTTATTCCCATAAATGGAAGGCGATTGCCGAGAAATATCAATTTGTAAATTCTGGTGACAAGCTGGCCGCTGTTAATTTCAAACTTGGGGACATGCAAGTGCTAGCCAAAGATGTTTCCATCATGCAGCGCGAAGGAACAGGTGTTGACTGGAGCAAGGACAGCGTAGAAGTAATCGGCACCATAGGTTCAGATTTGATTGACGGCAGGGTAGTGGTGCTGGACTTCAAAAAAGATATAGTGCAATTCGCCCGTGAACGCAAAGGCTTGCATTTGGCAAGCAGCAAATTCCAGCCTTTCAGTTTTTCTGGCCGCAGGATAGTCATGCCTGTTACTTTTGATGGTGAAGAGAAAACGGTGATGTATGACAGCGGTTCCAGCGCTTTTTCCTGGCTAAGCAATGAAAAAACTTTCCAGCGACTGGCAAAGCAGGATGCCAGACCTGTGGTTTATCCTATTCGTTCATGGGACAAGGTATTAACTGCACATACGGTAGAAACCAGTGCAGAGGCAACAGTAGCAGGCATCAAGTTGCCTGTGAAAGAGATCAGTTACATCCAGGATATGGGTTTCTTGCAAGAACTGGCAATCAGCAGCCTGGGTGCAGGTGGGATGGTTGGGAATAAGCTTTTCCTGGGCAAAAAGCTCATTATTGATACCCGCAAGCTGGAGATTGCCCTGGAAGAATAAGCCTCGTGCTGCCTGTCATTTAGATTTGGTGCGCAAGATGAATTGCAGCGCCTGTTCTGTCAGTTCATCTATGCTGATGCCTGAACCGCGTCTATACCATTGCGCTGTCCAGTTCAGCGTGCCAAACATCAACAACTTGTCTATGCGCGTTGGCATGGCCCAATCCCCTGACGCATGCAGGTCCAGGATGACTTTTTCCCATGCAGCTTCATACCTGTCTTTGAGGGCAATGATACGTGTGCGTGCGGGTTTGTCGAGTGCTCGCCATTCATACAACAGTACCGCAATAAAATCATGCTCTGGGGCCAGCAAGGTATTCAGATGGACTTTGACCAGGTGTTGAAAGGCCAGTCGCGGTGGCAAATCTGCCAAAGCCAGCTTCTCTATTTCTTCCAGTGATTTTTTCATGCCTTGTTCCATCACTGCGACCAGGATGTCCTGCTTGGTCTTGAAGTGATAAAACCAGCTGCCTGACTGTATCCCTACCGCCGCAGCGATGTCGCGCACGG
This is a stretch of genomic DNA from Undibacterium sp. KW1. It encodes these proteins:
- a CDS encoding aldehyde dehydrogenase family protein, giving the protein MKQLYINGSWHDGANVTVTHSPSDLSEVVGEYASAGNEQVELAIAAARDAAEGWRNSGVQQRADALDKIGTEINERKAELGSLLAREEGKTLPEAIGEVGRAAAIFKFFAQEALRIRGDKLASVRPGVDVDVTREPVGVVGIIAPWNFPIAIPAWKVAPALAYGNTVILKPAELVPGCSWAMAEIISRSGLPAGVFNLLSGPGRIVGEALSKDSRVDAISFTGSVGTGSRVLAACAARRAKVQLEMGGKNPLVILADADLDVAVNAAIQGSYFSTGQRCTASSRLIVEEKIYPAFVAAMIDKLKSLKVGHALQAGIDIGPVVDKSQLDQDLRYIQIAKDEGAKPVFGGERLSRDTDGYFLNPALFVDCDPAMQHAREEIFGPVASVIPAKNYEHALQLANDTEFGLTAGICTTSLKYATHFKRHARAGMVMVNLPTAGVDYHVPFGGSKASSYGAREQGSAAVEFFTTMKTSYIGS
- a CDS encoding TetR/AcrR family transcriptional regulator, with product MPKEITTDTAGRALPGTQIAKKRGRPVLDESESIRQDLIRKSAQLFRKKGYDNTTVRDIAAAVGIQSGSWFYHFKTKQDILVAVMEQGMKKSLEEIEKLALADLPPRLAFQHLVKVHLNTLLAPEHDFIAVLLYEWRALDKPARTRIIALKDRYEAAWEKVILDLHASGDWAMPTRIDKLLMFGTLNWTAQWYRRGSGISIDELTEQALQFILRTKSK